Proteins encoded together in one Qingshengfaniella alkalisoli window:
- the phaR gene encoding polyhydroxyalkanoate synthesis repressor PhaR, with the protein MVESDKPLLIKRYASRRLYNTETSDYVTLEDIAGFIRDGRDVQIIDLKSGDDLTRQYLLQIIAEHESRGENVLPIGVLNDLVRSYTTQANSVVPQFLAASFEMLRDSQSKMMENFSTLTNPMGGFEAMQRQQQAFLSTLVPGWPGSTTAPTPEQQENETNDSDLGEIKKQLAALQEQLSKMDHGKG; encoded by the coding sequence TTGGTTGAGTCGGACAAGCCGCTGTTGATCAAGCGCTACGCTAGTCGGCGCCTTTATAACACGGAAACAAGCGATTACGTTACATTGGAAGATATCGCGGGCTTCATCCGTGATGGGCGGGACGTCCAGATTATCGACTTGAAAAGCGGCGATGATCTGACTCGTCAGTATCTGCTTCAGATCATTGCGGAACATGAAAGCCGCGGCGAAAATGTCCTGCCAATTGGTGTGCTGAACGATTTGGTGCGTAGCTACACCACACAAGCCAATAGCGTCGTGCCGCAGTTTCTTGCCGCATCATTCGAGATGCTCCGCGATAGCCAGTCGAAGATGATGGAGAACTTCTCGACACTCACCAACCCGATGGGCGGTTTTGAGGCGATGCAACGCCAGCAGCAGGCGTTCTTGTCAACTTTGGTGCCCGGTTGGCCGGGTTCTACAACTGCCCCTACACCGGAGCAGCAAGAAAACGAGACGAACGACTCCGATCTTGGAGAGATCAAGAAGCAACTGGCGGCACTACAGGAACAGCTATCGAAAATGGACCACGGAAAGGGATAG
- a CDS encoding MBL fold metallo-hydrolase — MSKLTRRQALASAAALPLASTGVTMASAATDIKEPSLNTFKRFRHGDFSMTVLLAGTATREEPHSIFGLNASPDEFSQVSTENFIPDDKAQFFFTPTLVNTGSELILFDTGLNADGITGVLGDAGYTPDQIDTVVITHMHGDHIGGLMTDAGDPTFPNARFVTGSVEHNYWAEQDNDGFKAKVAPLNDKMTFLEGGGEVASGMTAIEAFGHTPGHMAYHVESAGQELTLIADTANHYVWSLGYPDWEVSFDVDKEMAAATRRGLLEQLSSERTPFIGYHMPFPALGYAAKRDDGFRFVPSSYQTML, encoded by the coding sequence ATGTCCAAGCTTACCCGCCGACAAGCTCTTGCTTCCGCAGCCGCGCTTCCGCTCGCCTCGACAGGCGTGACCATGGCCAGCGCTGCAACCGACATCAAGGAACCAAGCTTGAACACCTTCAAGCGCTTCCGCCATGGAGATTTTTCCATGACCGTATTGCTTGCGGGCACAGCGACGCGCGAAGAGCCTCATAGTATTTTCGGCCTGAATGCATCGCCGGATGAATTTAGCCAGGTCTCCACGGAAAACTTCATCCCCGATGACAAGGCACAGTTCTTTTTCACGCCGACGCTGGTCAACACGGGTTCTGAACTCATCCTTTTCGACACGGGATTGAACGCTGACGGGATCACCGGCGTCCTTGGCGATGCAGGCTACACTCCGGATCAGATCGACACCGTGGTGATTACGCACATGCATGGCGACCATATCGGCGGCCTGATGACCGATGCGGGAGACCCGACCTTTCCCAATGCGCGTTTCGTCACCGGTTCTGTCGAACACAATTATTGGGCAGAGCAAGACAATGACGGCTTCAAGGCCAAGGTTGCCCCGCTCAACGACAAGATGACCTTCCTGGAAGGCGGAGGCGAGGTCGCGTCAGGCATGACCGCAATCGAAGCATTCGGTCATACGCCCGGTCATATGGCCTACCACGTCGAAAGCGCAGGTCAGGAGCTGACACTGATCGCCGACACGGCGAACCACTATGTCTGGTCACTGGGATACCCCGATTGGGAGGTCAGCTTCGACGTGGATAAGGAAATGGCCGCAGCAACTCGGCGCGGTCTGCTCGAACAGCTATCATCAGAGCGCACCCCCTTCATCGGCTATCACATGCCATTCCCAGCTTTGGGTTATGCAGCCAAGCGTGATGACGGATTCCGTTTCGTTCCGTCAAGCTACCAGACCATGCTGTAG
- a CDS encoding alpha/beta fold hydrolase produces MTPEFLTTAQGRRLAYHCIGGSGPGIVFLGGFKSDMEGTKAVHLEDWAKREGRAFLRFDYSGHGQSEGTFDRGCIGDWAEDAIEAINRLTRGPQILVGSSMGGWISLLCTQRISAKIAGLVTIAAAPDFTEDSMWAGFSDSQKAELDLNGRVLLPSDYGEPYVITQHLIEDGRNHLVLRSPLPLAFPVRFLQGTADADVSRATALRLLDHAEGQDLRLILVDGADHRFSSNDCLDLIETSIKEVIDRVEAKACSSS; encoded by the coding sequence ATGACACCTGAGTTTCTGACGACAGCGCAAGGGCGCCGTCTTGCCTATCATTGCATCGGTGGTTCTGGCCCCGGCATCGTATTCCTCGGCGGCTTCAAGTCCGACATGGAAGGCACCAAAGCCGTTCATCTTGAAGACTGGGCCAAACGGGAGGGCCGAGCCTTCTTGCGGTTCGACTACTCTGGCCATGGTCAGTCGGAGGGCACATTCGACCGAGGCTGCATTGGCGATTGGGCTGAGGACGCTATTGAAGCCATCAATCGATTGACCCGCGGGCCACAAATTCTGGTCGGGTCATCCATGGGTGGCTGGATTTCATTGTTATGCACCCAACGGATCAGCGCTAAGATCGCAGGTTTGGTCACCATAGCAGCCGCACCCGATTTCACCGAGGATAGCATGTGGGCCGGGTTCTCTGATTCCCAGAAAGCGGAATTGGACCTCAATGGTCGTGTCCTTCTACCCAGCGACTATGGCGAGCCCTATGTGATCACGCAGCACCTGATCGAAGACGGGCGCAACCATCTGGTTCTACGCAGCCCACTGCCGCTGGCATTCCCCGTCCGCTTCCTGCAAGGTACCGCCGATGCAGATGTCAGCCGCGCCACGGCTCTGCGCCTGCTGGATCACGCGGAAGGCCAGGACCTGCGACTGATCCTCGTAGACGGCGCAGATCATCGTTTCTCATCAAATGATTGCCTTGACCTGATCGAAACCTCTATCAAGGAGGTGATTGATCGGGTGGAGGCAAAGGCATGCTCGTCGTCCTGA
- a CDS encoding gamma-glutamylcyclotransferase family protein, with product MPASYFFGYGSLVNLNTHSYPATRPCSLDGWRRKWCGVAGRGPALLSVRPVSGQRIDGMTAQVPGNDWAALDQRESGYGRHAARSVSGLDVQVYQVRDDIELSDTAAPILLSYLDVVVQGFLTHFGEDGVARFFASTDNWDRPVLDDRHTPRYPRHQKLSENETVQVDAHLHELGIHPVRQLHNAI from the coding sequence GTGCCGGCCAGCTACTTCTTCGGATATGGTTCACTCGTCAATCTCAACACGCACAGCTATCCGGCGACGCGCCCCTGTTCACTGGACGGATGGCGGCGCAAATGGTGCGGAGTTGCCGGGCGTGGCCCTGCCCTTCTCTCGGTCCGGCCGGTTTCAGGCCAACGGATCGACGGAATGACGGCGCAGGTACCCGGTAATGATTGGGCCGCGCTCGACCAGCGCGAAAGCGGCTACGGACGGCACGCGGCCCGGTCGGTGTCCGGCTTGGACGTACAGGTCTATCAGGTACGGGACGACATCGAGCTTAGTGACACCGCTGCCCCCATCTTGCTCAGCTATCTTGATGTTGTTGTTCAAGGCTTTCTGACCCATTTCGGCGAAGATGGCGTCGCACGGTTTTTTGCCTCGACGGATAACTGGGATCGTCCTGTCCTGGATGACAGGCACACGCCGCGATACCCCCGGCACCAGAAACTGTCAGAAAACGAAACCGTGCAGGTGGACGCCCACCTGCACGAGCTTGGTATTCATCCGGTCAGGCAGCTGCACAACGCGATCTGA
- a CDS encoding NAD+ synthase, with the protein MPETFRLAIGQLNPIVGDIEGNAAKAVTAWQSAKEMGADMIGLPEMFITGYQTQDLVLKPAFHAAAIRRIEELATECADGPAVGIGGPWVEGGSLYNAYFVLQGGEVVARVLKHDLPNGQVFDEERLFEAGPVSGPYRIGPLRIGTPICEDAWGPDVAETLAEVGAEVLFVPNGSPYHRNKNDLRKHVMVERVIETGLPLVYLNMLGGQDDQYFDGASFALNPGGELAVQLPSSTECVGLIEIGQTEDGWRVKQGELAPLPGEWEQDYRAMVETLRDYMRKSGFSKVVLGLSGGVDSALVAVIAADALGPENVHCIMLPSEYTSRESLDDAASVANALGCKLDTVPISEPRAAVTKVLEPLFDGLAPDLTEENIQSRLRGVLLMALSNKLGEMLLTTGNKSEVAVGYATIYGDMAGGYNPIKDLYKTRVFETCRWRNVNHRPWMMGPEGEVIAPRIIDKPPSAELREDQKDEDSLPPYDQLDRILEMLVDLDLSLAEVVAEGFDEDVVRKVEGLIYTSEYKRFQSAPGTRLTKRAFWLDRRYPIVNRWRDRG; encoded by the coding sequence ATGCCAGAAACCTTCCGTCTCGCCATCGGCCAGCTCAACCCGATCGTCGGGGACATCGAGGGAAACGCCGCAAAAGCGGTCACCGCGTGGCAATCCGCGAAGGAAATGGGTGCCGATATGATCGGGCTGCCGGAGATGTTTATCACCGGCTACCAAACGCAGGACCTGGTTTTGAAGCCGGCCTTCCACGCCGCAGCGATCCGGCGGATCGAGGAGTTGGCGACCGAGTGCGCGGATGGACCTGCTGTGGGCATTGGCGGGCCGTGGGTCGAGGGGGGAAGCCTATACAACGCCTATTTCGTGCTGCAGGGTGGCGAGGTCGTGGCGCGCGTGCTCAAACACGATCTGCCCAACGGTCAGGTGTTCGACGAGGAGCGGCTGTTCGAAGCCGGCCCCGTCTCCGGACCTTACCGCATCGGTCCGCTCCGCATCGGAACGCCCATCTGCGAGGACGCCTGGGGTCCGGATGTTGCTGAAACGCTTGCCGAGGTCGGCGCGGAGGTGCTGTTCGTTCCCAACGGATCGCCCTATCACCGGAACAAGAACGATCTGCGCAAACATGTGATGGTCGAGCGGGTCATCGAAACCGGGTTGCCGCTGGTCTATCTGAACATGCTGGGTGGCCAGGATGATCAGTATTTCGATGGGGCGAGCTTCGCCTTGAACCCAGGCGGTGAACTGGCTGTGCAACTGCCGTCCTCCACAGAATGTGTCGGGTTGATAGAGATCGGGCAGACTGAGGACGGTTGGCGCGTCAAGCAGGGCGAGCTGGCACCGCTGCCCGGCGAATGGGAGCAGGACTATCGCGCGATGGTCGAAACCCTGCGCGACTATATGCGCAAATCGGGCTTCTCGAAGGTCGTCCTGGGGTTGTCCGGCGGCGTGGATAGCGCACTTGTCGCCGTCATCGCGGCGGATGCGCTCGGGCCTGAGAACGTCCATTGCATCATGCTGCCGTCCGAATACACGTCACGGGAGTCGCTCGACGACGCCGCGAGCGTCGCGAATGCGCTGGGATGCAAGCTGGACACCGTTCCCATCTCGGAGCCTCGCGCGGCGGTGACGAAGGTGCTGGAACCACTGTTTGACGGTCTGGCTCCTGATCTGACCGAGGAAAACATCCAGTCGCGCCTGCGCGGCGTGCTCTTGATGGCGCTGAGCAACAAGCTGGGAGAGATGCTTCTGACGACCGGCAACAAGTCCGAAGTCGCAGTTGGCTACGCGACGATTTATGGCGACATGGCGGGTGGATACAATCCGATCAAGGATCTCTACAAGACGCGGGTGTTCGAGACCTGCCGCTGGCGAAATGTCAATCACCGTCCATGGATGATGGGGCCGGAGGGAGAGGTGATCGCGCCGCGCATCATCGACAAGCCGCCAAGTGCCGAGTTGCGGGAAGATCAGAAGGACGAAGACAGCTTGCCGCCCTACGATCAACTCGACCGCATCCTGGAGATGCTGGTTGATCTGGATTTGTCATTGGCCGAGGTTGTTGCGGAAGGATTTGACGAGGATGTTGTGCGCAAAGTTGAAGGGCTGATCTACACGTCTGAATACAAGCGCTTCCAATCAGCCCCCGGGACGCGATTGACGAAACGTGCCTTCTGGCTGGATCGTCGCTATCCGATCGTGAACAGGTGGCGCGACCGGGGGTAG
- a CDS encoding PHA/PHB synthase family protein, whose protein sequence is MTTEEATEGAKLDKLNANIAKIEALSQRLVNAIAQRRSIEPSLQGPGQDVFWKAATAYWSEWMRNPAQVIEQQVGYWGKMLAYYVEAQQALGSGQIAAPSDDTPDDPRFSNPLWKSHPYFNFIKQNYLLTSGAIEQALQSLDGLDEADQRRVRYFTRQMIDMMSPTNFLATNPDALEKAVETDGQSLVDGLENLVRDIEANQGEILVTLADPNAFRVGENLATSEGQVVFRNRLFELIQYAPRTETVHKTPLVIFPPWINKFYILDLQEKNSLIRWIVDQGYTLFVVSWVNPDPSYRDVGMDQYVEEGYLTAIDQVKQITGEDQINAVGYCIAGTTLSLALALMEKRKDKSIRAATFFTTLTDFSDQGEFTAFLDDGFVNGIEKESLAKGILDSFFMSRTFSFLRSRDLVYGPAIKSYMMGQAPPAFDLLYWNGDGTNLPAKMAVEYLRGLCQQDLLATSGFTICGETVTSKQVKVPVCAIACETDHIAAWKASYNGIQKFGSRSKTFILSQSGHIAGIVNPPTKKKYGHYINDNVKLPPETWQIEAEFHQGSWWPRWGDWLKARSGKQVPARPLPDSPERQLGAAPGTYVLKK, encoded by the coding sequence ATGACAACTGAGGAAGCTACGGAAGGCGCGAAGCTGGACAAGCTGAACGCCAATATCGCGAAAATTGAGGCACTTTCGCAGCGGTTGGTGAACGCGATTGCACAGAGGCGCAGCATTGAACCCAGTCTGCAGGGGCCAGGGCAGGACGTTTTCTGGAAGGCGGCGACGGCATATTGGTCCGAATGGATGCGCAATCCGGCCCAGGTGATCGAGCAACAGGTCGGGTACTGGGGCAAGATGCTTGCGTATTATGTAGAGGCGCAGCAGGCGCTTGGTTCTGGTCAGATCGCCGCGCCGTCGGATGACACGCCGGATGATCCCCGGTTCTCTAACCCGCTTTGGAAGTCGCATCCGTATTTCAACTTCATAAAGCAGAATTACCTGCTGACTTCGGGCGCGATCGAACAGGCGTTGCAATCTCTCGACGGATTGGACGAGGCGGATCAACGGCGGGTGCGGTACTTCACGCGCCAGATGATCGACATGATGTCGCCTACCAATTTCCTTGCCACCAATCCTGACGCGCTGGAAAAGGCGGTCGAGACGGACGGGCAGTCACTTGTCGACGGGTTGGAAAACCTTGTCCGTGACATCGAGGCCAACCAGGGGGAAATTCTGGTGACGCTTGCCGATCCCAACGCGTTCAGGGTCGGCGAGAATCTGGCGACGAGCGAAGGGCAGGTCGTGTTTCGTAACCGCCTGTTCGAGTTGATCCAGTACGCGCCGCGGACGGAAACGGTACATAAAACCCCGTTGGTGATCTTTCCGCCTTGGATCAACAAGTTCTATATTCTGGATCTGCAGGAAAAGAACAGCCTGATCCGCTGGATTGTCGATCAAGGTTACACCCTGTTCGTCGTCAGCTGGGTCAATCCCGACCCGAGTTATCGCGATGTCGGAATGGATCAGTATGTCGAAGAAGGCTATTTGACCGCGATTGACCAGGTGAAGCAGATCACGGGCGAGGATCAGATCAACGCGGTCGGGTATTGCATCGCCGGCACGACACTAAGTCTGGCCCTGGCGTTGATGGAAAAGCGCAAGGACAAGTCCATCCGAGCGGCGACCTTCTTTACCACACTGACTGATTTCTCTGACCAGGGGGAATTCACCGCGTTTCTGGACGATGGTTTCGTGAATGGAATCGAGAAAGAGTCGCTGGCCAAGGGAATTCTCGATTCCTTCTTCATGTCTCGGACGTTTTCGTTTCTCCGGTCGCGCGATCTGGTTTATGGGCCTGCGATCAAGAGCTACATGATGGGGCAGGCGCCTCCCGCCTTCGATCTGCTCTACTGGAATGGCGACGGCACGAACCTGCCGGCCAAGATGGCGGTCGAGTATCTCAGGGGGCTGTGTCAACAGGATCTGCTTGCGACATCGGGGTTCACTATTTGCGGGGAAACGGTCACCAGCAAGCAGGTGAAGGTGCCTGTTTGTGCTATAGCCTGCGAGACAGACCATATTGCCGCCTGGAAAGCCAGTTACAACGGCATCCAGAAATTCGGCAGCCGCAGCAAGACTTTCATTCTGTCACAGTCGGGGCATATCGCCGGGATCGTCAATCCGCCCACAAAGAAAAAATATGGTCATTATATCAACGATAACGTCAAATTGCCGCCAGAGACATGGCAGATCGAGGCGGAGTTCCACCAAGGTTCCTGGTGGCCGCGTTGGGGAGACTGGCTGAAGGCGCGTTCCGGCAAGCAGGTACCGGCCAGGCCGCTGCCTGATTCGCCAGAACGCCAGCTTGGGGCGGCGCCGGGAACATATGTGCTGAAAAAATAG
- the gltX gene encoding glutamate--tRNA ligase produces the protein MTTTRFAPSPTGYIHIGNLRTALFNFLIARQSGGTFILRIDDTDPERSREEYIDAIKEDLEWLGLIWDRIERQSDRLDRYAEAADKLRDMGRFYEAFETPTELDLKRKKQLNMGKPPVYDRSALALTDEEKAKLREGRSGHWRFLLNHERIEWQDGILGDISIDAASVSDPVLIRGDGQVLYTLASVVDDIEMGVTDVVRGSDHVTNTATQIQMIEALGGAAPRFAHHSLLTGPQGEALSKRLGTLSIRDMRAKGIEPMALLSLMARLGSSDPVELRGSIDELVDGFDIAHFGSAPTKFDEADLVPMTARVLASQPFEAVRDRVLAQGVAADQAERFWLVMRDNINGMNDLTEWWAIVSEGAEMQVDPEDAAFIDEAMALLPEGPFDDTTWKLWTDEVKAKTGRKGRGLFMPLRKALTGRAHGPDMGDFMPLMRALPRKV, from the coding sequence ATGACCACGACGCGTTTTGCCCCGTCCCCGACGGGATACATTCATATTGGCAACCTGCGCACCGCGCTGTTCAACTTCCTGATCGCGCGACAATCGGGGGGCACCTTCATCCTGCGCATCGACGACACGGATCCGGAGCGGTCCAGGGAAGAATATATCGATGCCATCAAGGAAGATCTCGAATGGCTGGGCCTGATATGGGACCGCATCGAGCGTCAGTCCGACCGCCTGGACCGGTACGCCGAGGCCGCTGACAAACTGCGCGACATGGGCCGGTTCTACGAGGCGTTCGAGACGCCGACAGAGCTGGATCTGAAGCGCAAGAAGCAGCTCAACATGGGTAAGCCACCCGTGTATGATCGATCCGCACTGGCTCTGACCGATGAAGAAAAGGCCAAGCTGCGCGAAGGCCGGTCGGGCCACTGGCGATTCCTGCTCAATCACGAGCGCATCGAGTGGCAGGACGGTATTCTCGGTGACATCTCGATCGACGCGGCGAGTGTGTCTGATCCCGTTCTGATCCGCGGCGACGGTCAGGTGCTGTATACGCTCGCCTCTGTTGTGGACGACATTGAGATGGGCGTCACGGATGTCGTGCGCGGCTCCGACCATGTGACCAACACGGCGACGCAGATTCAAATGATCGAAGCGCTTGGCGGCGCGGCACCACGGTTTGCCCACCATTCCCTGTTGACAGGGCCGCAGGGTGAAGCCCTGTCCAAGCGGCTGGGCACCCTTTCGATCCGTGATATGCGTGCAAAGGGAATCGAGCCTATGGCGCTGCTGAGCTTGATGGCTCGGCTCGGATCGTCCGATCCGGTTGAACTGCGTGGTTCGATCGACGAGTTGGTGGACGGTTTCGATATTGCCCATTTCGGATCCGCTCCGACCAAGTTCGATGAGGCAGACCTCGTGCCAATGACCGCCCGTGTCCTTGCGAGCCAGCCCTTTGAAGCGGTGCGTGACCGAGTCTTGGCACAGGGTGTGGCTGCGGATCAGGCCGAACGTTTCTGGCTGGTGATGCGCGATAACATCAACGGAATGAATGACTTGACCGAATGGTGGGCGATTGTATCGGAAGGGGCCGAGATGCAAGTGGACCCTGAAGATGCCGCATTCATTGACGAGGCCATGGCGCTTTTGCCTGAAGGCCCCTTTGACGATACCACATGGAAACTGTGGACCGATGAGGTGAAAGCCAAGACGGGCCGCAAGGGTCGAGGCCTGTTCATGCCGTTGCGCAAGGCCCTGACTGGGCGGGCGCACGGGCCAGACATGGGTGATTTCATGCCCTTGATGCGGGCCCTTCCGCGCAAAGTTTAG
- a CDS encoding alpha/beta hydrolase encodes MLVVLKWLLLAVLVLGAALSSLWVIIPKEEIDPTRRIDSATIGENLDAWLAEKERMQPGLRDGAQKQIIWAGQTDAQTPLSIVYLHGFSASAQELSPVPQQIAENLGANLYLSRLTGHGVDSDELGKALPNDWIDDLSEAIAIGRRIGERVILIGTSMGGALTAIGAQQSPDDLAGVVMLSPGFRLKGIAGASIEWPGARIWGPWLVGEERGFEPRNDAHAAHWTNRYPTEALASLGAVSRYARSMDVEAIDVPALFFVAQGDTVADPKTTRQLAADWGGPHEIVPVVMAEGDDPDAHVLAGDALSPGQTARTVSIITSWARDLHN; translated from the coding sequence ATGCTCGTCGTCCTGAAGTGGCTCTTGCTCGCCGTTCTCGTCCTTGGGGCGGCACTTTCCAGTTTGTGGGTGATCATCCCGAAGGAAGAGATCGACCCCACCCGCAGGATCGATTCCGCCACCATCGGAGAAAACCTCGATGCGTGGCTCGCCGAGAAAGAACGCATGCAACCCGGCCTGAGGGATGGCGCGCAAAAGCAGATCATCTGGGCAGGCCAGACCGACGCGCAAACCCCTTTAAGTATCGTTTATCTCCACGGGTTCTCCGCCAGCGCGCAAGAGCTTTCGCCCGTTCCACAGCAGATCGCCGAGAACCTTGGCGCAAATCTGTACCTGTCCCGGCTTACAGGTCACGGCGTCGACAGCGATGAACTGGGCAAGGCGCTTCCCAACGACTGGATTGACGATCTGTCAGAGGCTATCGCCATCGGTCGACGCATCGGCGAGCGGGTGATCCTCATTGGCACCTCGATGGGGGGTGCCTTGACTGCAATCGGTGCCCAGCAGTCCCCGGACGACCTTGCAGGAGTTGTCATGCTTTCCCCCGGTTTTCGCCTGAAGGGTATCGCGGGCGCCAGTATCGAATGGCCCGGCGCACGCATATGGGGTCCTTGGCTGGTCGGTGAAGAACGGGGCTTCGAGCCGCGCAACGACGCCCACGCCGCGCATTGGACCAACCGCTATCCGACCGAAGCGCTTGCATCGCTGGGGGCGGTCTCCCGCTACGCCAGATCCATGGATGTCGAGGCCATCGACGTCCCCGCCTTGTTCTTTGTCGCACAAGGGGACACGGTAGCCGACCCCAAGACGACACGTCAGCTCGCTGCGGATTGGGGCGGCCCACATGAAATCGTGCCGGTTGTCATGGCCGAAGGCGACGACCCGGATGCGCATGTTCTTGCAGGCGACGCGCTTTCCCCGGGCCAAACCGCACGCACCGTGTCGATCATCACAAGTTGGGCGCGAGACCTGCATAACTAG
- the phaZ gene encoding polyhydroxyalkanoate depolymerase: protein MRYMATYDFMETVRNTNQWLGATARAFASYPATGLAPSPAFQMMAAWGEVTERSFARMVAKPDWGIQSVVGEDGRDHVVATRVLVERPFGDLIKFDVQGLAERKRKVLLVAPMSGHYATLMRSTVVSLLPDCEVYVTDWHNARDIPVSKGKFDVEDYSLYLSDFIEHLGSDIHVIAVCQPAPLALTATAYLADKNPDAQPRSLTLIGGPIDPDAAPTEVTDFGHRVSMGQLHEMTIQRVGFKYAGSGRMVYPGLLQLTSFMSMNAERHGKAFFDQMLRVAKGEASDHDHHNRFYDEYLAVMDMTAEFYLSTVQRIFKNREVARNAFKVKGEHVDIGKITNVAVKIVEGERDDISAPGQCLAALDLLTGLPDSKKASHLEPGAGHYGIFAGKSWRNNIRPLVLEFIDANSKSQPASRKTTNAA, encoded by the coding sequence ATGCGCTACATGGCCACATATGACTTCATGGAAACCGTGCGCAACACCAACCAGTGGCTGGGGGCGACGGCGCGTGCATTTGCATCATATCCAGCCACCGGCCTCGCCCCGTCACCCGCCTTCCAGATGATGGCCGCCTGGGGCGAAGTAACCGAGCGCAGTTTTGCGCGGATGGTCGCCAAGCCCGACTGGGGCATCCAAAGCGTCGTCGGCGAAGACGGACGCGACCACGTGGTCGCCACGCGGGTTCTGGTCGAACGCCCTTTCGGCGACCTGATCAAATTCGATGTGCAGGGCCTCGCGGAGCGCAAGCGCAAGGTACTTCTCGTCGCGCCGATGTCGGGCCACTACGCAACGCTCATGCGGTCCACGGTCGTCAGCCTGCTGCCCGACTGCGAGGTCTATGTTACCGACTGGCACAATGCCCGCGACATCCCCGTATCCAAGGGCAAATTCGACGTAGAGGACTATTCGCTCTACCTGTCTGATTTCATCGAGCATCTGGGTTCCGACATCCATGTGATCGCGGTTTGCCAACCGGCGCCACTCGCCTTGACCGCAACGGCTTACCTCGCGGACAAGAATCCTGACGCGCAACCGCGCAGCCTGACACTGATCGGCGGTCCTATCGACCCTGACGCCGCGCCGACCGAGGTCACCGATTTCGGCCACCGCGTGAGCATGGGACAACTGCACGAGATGACGATCCAGCGGGTCGGTTTCAAATATGCAGGTTCCGGACGGATGGTCTATCCTGGACTACTGCAACTGACATCCTTCATGTCCATGAACGCCGAGCGTCACGGCAAGGCCTTTTTCGACCAGATGCTCCGCGTCGCAAAGGGTGAGGCCAGCGACCACGACCATCATAACCGCTTCTACGACGAATATCTGGCCGTGATGGATATGACCGCCGAGTTTTACCTCAGCACCGTCCAGCGCATCTTCAAGAACCGTGAAGTCGCGCGCAATGCCTTCAAGGTCAAAGGCGAGCATGTGGACATAGGCAAGATCACCAATGTTGCCGTGAAAATCGTGGAAGGCGAGCGGGACGACATCAGCGCGCCGGGCCAGTGCCTTGCCGCGCTTGACCTTCTGACAGGTCTGCCGGACAGCAAGAAGGCCAGTCACTTGGAACCGGGTGCTGGGCATTACGGCATTTTCGCGGGTAAGAGCTGGCGCAACAACATTCGGCCGCTGGTGCTGGAGTTCATTGACGCCAATTCCAAATCGCAGCCAGCGTCCAGGAAAACCACCAACGCAGCTTGA
- a CDS encoding phasin, PhaP, with amino-acid sequence MPAAKTNDMTKMFQEMMGAFPVDTKAFKDAFKTQATLNEKLSKVAIDAAEKSTEISSKWTRETLGKLGDVYAVKEEPRDYTKAITDFASLQAELTAESMAAFAEVAKKVQMETVELMMAAGKDFSEDATAAVKQATSEATSAAKKATSAAGR; translated from the coding sequence ATGCCTGCTGCCAAGACCAACGACATGACCAAAATGTTTCAAGAAATGATGGGTGCGTTCCCGGTGGACACCAAAGCATTCAAAGATGCGTTCAAAACGCAGGCCACGCTGAACGAGAAACTGTCGAAAGTCGCGATCGACGCGGCCGAGAAATCGACGGAAATCTCCAGCAAGTGGACCAGGGAAACCCTCGGTAAGCTGGGCGATGTCTATGCGGTTAAAGAAGAACCGAGGGACTATACCAAAGCGATCACCGATTTCGCGTCGCTTCAGGCGGAACTGACAGCTGAATCCATGGCTGCTTTCGCTGAAGTTGCGAAGAAGGTCCAAATGGAAACGGTTGAGCTTATGATGGCTGCCGGCAAAGATTTCAGTGAAGATGCGACGGCTGCCGTGAAACAGGCGACGTCGGAAGCGACATCTGCTGCCAAGAAGGCAACATCTGCTGCTGGCCGCTAA
- a CDS encoding metallopeptidase family protein produces the protein MTDQSDTGLAPSSDDIYTLARAAIEAIPAPHAPAARQIALRVAELADDSMLEELKIDDPFSLTGLYDGIPLTEKSVMDQPMGPDTIWLFRRAILDEWIERGNVSLADLVSHIVVHEVAHHFGWNDEDISRVDQWWL, from the coding sequence ATGACAGATCAAAGTGACACTGGGCTCGCCCCCTCATCCGACGACATCTACACCTTGGCACGTGCAGCGATTGAAGCGATCCCTGCACCCCATGCCCCCGCAGCACGTCAAATTGCCCTGCGAGTGGCAGAGCTTGCCGATGACAGCATGCTCGAGGAGTTGAAGATCGACGACCCCTTTTCGCTGACGGGCTTATATGACGGCATTCCGCTTACGGAAAAGTCGGTGATGGATCAGCCGATGGGACCGGACACGATCTGGCTGTTTCGCCGTGCGATTCTGGACGAGTGGATCGAAAGGGGAAACGTGTCATTGGCCGATCTGGTTAGCCATATTGTCGTCCACGAAGTCGCGCATCATTTCGGTTGGAACGATGAAGATATCTCGCGTGTAGACCAATGGTGGCTGTGA